GAAGAGTTTAAACGTCTCGGAGGTTGGGGGGATTGGGACAATCCCTATGTGACCTTAGATCCCAAGTATGAAGCAGAGCAGATCCGGGTCTTCGGGGATATGTATGCCAAGGGCAATATCTACAAAGGACTCAAGCCGGTATACTGGTGTATGTCCTGCCAGACTGCCTTGGCCGAAGCGGAGATCGAGTATCATGATGCCCATTCCCACTCCATTTATGTCAAGTTTACGGTGACGGATGGTAAGGGGGTGCTCCCGGAGGATGCCGCGGTGGTAATTTGGACCACCACACCGTGGACTTTGCCTGCCAACATGGCGGTATGTCTGCATCCGGCCTACACCTACGTCCTTGTGGAAACCAACCAGGGTAAGCTCCTGGTGGCCAAGGATTTGGCTGAACAGTTTGCCGGAGAGTTGGAGCTTAGCACTATGTCTGTGGTTGGCGAGTACCGAGGAGAGGAATTGGAAGGGATCCTGTGCCGGCACCCCTTGGAGGAACGGACCGTTCCCTTGATACTCGGTATGCACGTAACCTTGGAACAGGGGACAGGCTGTGTGCATACGGCACCGGGCCATGGTGTAGAGGACTATGAAGTGGGATTGAGTTACGATCTGCCCGTTTACGCTCCTGTGGATGCCCAGGGCAACTTTACCCAAGAGGCGGGTAAGTATGCGGGGATGAACGTGGCCAAGGTCAATCCGGTGATCGTCGAGGATCTGCAGGAAGCGGGGCTCCTGCTGAAGAGCGGCAAGATTACCCACCAATATCCCCATTGCTGGCGTTGTAAAGAACCGGTGATCTTCCGGGCGACGGAGCAATGGTTTGCTTCCATCGATGGTTTCCGGGAAGATGCCTTGAAGGCCATTGATGAGGTGCAGTGGATTCCCGAGTGGGGTAGCGATCGGATCGGTAACATGGTGCGGGAACGTCATGACTGGTGTATTTCCCGACAGCGGAAGTGGGGGGTGCCTATTCCCATCTTTTATTGCCAGGATTGTGGCAACACAATTCTAGATGAGAATACCATCGAGTCCATCAGCGCCGTATTTGCCGTGGAAGGTTCCGATGCGTGGTTCCGTAGGTCCCCCGAAGAGCTGCTTCCGGAAGGTTACGTCTGTGGGAAATGTGGTGGTAGCCGGTTCACCAAGGAAACGGATATCATGGACGTCTGGTTCGATTCCGGTAGCAGCCACCGTTGCGTACTGGCCCAACGGCCTGAGCTAGGTGTCCCGGCGGATCTATATTTGGAAGGAAGTGACCAGCATCGGGGCTGGTTCCAGTCGTCGCTGTTGACCGCCGTAGCTACGTCTGGTAAACCGCCTTACAAAGCCGTCCTCACCCACGGTTTCATCGTGGACGCGGAAGGGAACAAGATGTCCAAATCCCTGGGTAACGTGATGGCACCTGATGAGGTCATCAAGAAATATGGGGCCGATGTGTTCCGTCTCTGGGTGGCCTCCTCCGATTACCGCCACGATATTCGGATCTCTGATACGATCCTTGGTCAGATGGCCGAAGCATACCGGCGGATTCGAAATACCGCCCGCTTCTTGTTGGGTAACCTCCATGATTTCTCCCCAGCTAAGGACGGGGTACCCATGGAGGAATTGTCTCCCCTGGACAAATGGGCTCTGATGCGGGTGAACGAAGTGGCGGCCCGGGTCATTGAGGCCTACCGGGAGTACGACTTCCACATTGTGTATCGGACCCTGTACAACTTCTGTGTAGTGGATATGGGTGGCTTCTATCTGGATGTCCTTAAGGACACCCTGTATTGCGATGCGGCCGATTCCTTCGCCCGGAGATCCGCCCAAACTGCGATGTACCAGATTTTGCTTAAGCTTACACAGCTGGCGGCACCATTGATTCCCCATACCGCGGATGAGATCTGGCAACACGCTCGGCAATTGGATCCTAGCCTTGAGGAAAGCGTGCACTTGACCACCTGGTCTGTCTCCGATGTGGATGAAGAAGAACTGACCAAGTGGGAACGTTTCCTGCGGGTACGCCGGGTGGCCATGAAGGCCTTGGAAGAGAAGCGAGCTTTTAAGGAAATCGGTTCTTCCAACGAAGCCGTGGTAAGCATGTATGTGGACGAAGAAGCCTATGGGGCCTTGTTGCCGTTCCTCAACGACCTTGAACGACTCCTCATGGTTTCTAAGGTCACGGTGCATCGCACCGATACGCTGCCCGAAACCGGTGTGTCCCTGGAGGAATGCCCCGGTGTGAAGGCGAAGGTAGAGGTTACCGACGCAGAAAAGTGCGAGCGGTGCTGGCGTTATCTAAGTAGTGTCGGCGAAGACGAGGAGTTTAAAGATCTATGCGCCCGCTGTGTGGCGGTGATCAAATCCTAACTATCGGATCTTGTTATGTCAGGATGACCAAGGGTTTCTCTTGGTCATCCTTGTTCTATTTGGTGCTTTTGTTGTGCCCCTACAGGGGTGGAAAAGAGGGTTGAGGTATGCTCGATTGGGGACCCTTCACACTAGTGGACTGTTCGGAACCGGCTCGCTGGTTACTGACGGCATTGGAAAGGCCCTGGAGCAGGCAGCCCGATGCCAATTACGTGGCCGCGGTGGTGCCAAGGGGCTTTGGGGCCTATGCGCGTCTTTTTCATCCCGCATACCTGGACACTAAACCGATATCCTGGTCCTTGGTGGCGGAGCTTTCAGGACGTTTCTCCCATGCCTTGATGCAATGGCATAGCATTAGTGTTTTCCCGGCAAACCATCCTTTGTTCAGCCGGCTTCAGCCACCGTTGTTGGGTCAGCTTCCCCAAGGGGAAGCCCAGAGGTTGGTAAGCATCTTGAAAAAGCATACCAAAACCCCGGCCCACTGCTACTTTGCCCTCTGGGATGGGTGGGGAATATCTGCCCTAGAACACATTGCTAAGGGCGCGGTCCATTTTCAATTGGCGGATCGGGGTTACTATCTTCTGCAGGGAAGTCTGGAGAGCATTGGTGCTAACCCCCATGTATCTTGGCTGGCTAACCTCTGGTGGCCCGAAGACCGAGCTTGGTGTGTGGCCACTGAGGTGGACCAGATGTGCACATACATCGGGGGAACCACTGGGTGCATCCAGGAAATCCTCGATGACCCCCAATTGGAAGTCTGGCCTGCCGCGCTGGATCAGCGGGTTGATTATGGTAGTGACCAGATTAACCATAGTGAAGGCTGAACCCAAGAGAATGCTGAGACTTGGTTTCCAGAAGGATTTCCGTTGATCGAGGCTTAAAAAGTACACCGGGCACCAAGACATAGGAGCCCGGTGTGATTACGATCCTCCATTAGGAATCAACCAATACGAAACAACTTCACTTCTTCGCCCGAGAGATTCACTTCCACAAGCCGTACCGTTTCTCTTGTCACCAGGTTTACCGCCTGGGGCTGATCCGGGTGGGTGAAGGTGGTTCTATTGGAAGCGAAATTGACAAGCAACAAGTAATGCTTGCCATCGGCGCCTTCCACTTGCAGGGCCCGCAGTAGGGGGTGTGTTGTTGCCAACTGGACGTATTTCTTTGCTTCCCAATTGGCTGCGGTCTTTTGGTGGGAAGTACCGGCCTGGATTACCGCGGCCAGGTCGTGGATGAGCTCGCCAGGATCCAGCGATCTTAGGCCTAACTGAACCGGATAGCAGATCTCATCGGCAAACAGTTGACCCCCGGTGCGGGAATTGTCGATCTTTTTGATGTCGTGGTGGTGTTTCAGTCCGATTTGGCGCCGACCGGGCCGATAGATGGCCAAAGATTCTGCACCGTAGAGTCCGAACACCGCAAGCTGATCTTCCACATTGAGCCATTGGCTTTTCAGGTCGAGAAGTTCTTCCGGGCTGCCGAAACCTGGTAACACCAGTTTTCCCTGTTCTGTATAGTAGGTGCGTTGGTTGCCGTTGAAAATGTCATTGGGAATCTGCAGAAACAGGCCCTTACTGGAGGCAAGATATGTTCTGCGATCGGGGTTAACGGCCCGCTGCAGGACAATGGCGGTGGCATCATCGGGGAGGGCCACAAACACCAGCTGTTGTTCCGCCACCACCTCCCCGGGCTGGCCCTCTGCGGCATGTCTTAAGGAATGGAAACAGCTTCGACCCCAGGTGATAAATCCCCCGGGGAATCCTTGTTTGTGGTGGGAAACGGGTCTTTGTTCATTGGTGGTGCCCAAACCCACAATCTCGCCCGACAGGTTCGATCGCCATTCCGCTAGGTTGCTAGTGGTTGGTGGCAGGCAAAGTCCTTGGGGAGGCTGGGCGGCGTCCCACACGAAGGAAGCGATCCGCCGTTTGCCCCTCTGGAGACAGGCTCCGTGGTAGTCATCGGACCAGAAAGCCACCGGTATACTGGGCTTTGGAACCTGGGTGGGCAAAGAGTGGATCCTCCGCCAGTAGGCACCCGTGGAAAGATTGACGGCCCGATCAGATTCCAATCGGGTGTAATAAAGAGGTGAAGTCTTGCTCATTTCCGCTAGACGGTGGGAGAGGAAGCTGCCATCTCGATTGACCTGTTGTTCTTTTTCCACCTGCTTTAGCCATCCTGCTTCAAAGGCGCAGGCCTCCCTATCGCCGAATAGATCTTCAATTAGCAACCAGGTGGGGATGCCATAGTCCTGGCAGTAACAGTACCGGACCCTGGTGTCACCGCCGATGCGCAGCAATCGGCCATCGGGGAAGGTGCAGAGTTTTATCAGTTCCCAAAGCTCCCGTACGTGCCGATAGAGGGCCTGGGGGGGTGTGAGACCGCGCTTTTTGTAGAAGAAGTGCAGCATCGCAATGTTGGAAAGACAGGTCACCATATAGCCAACATTGAGGTAACTGTGGTGATTTAGGGCATAGGAGGAGAAGAAGTTTGGTCCCACGAACCTTTCGGCCACTGGTTTTCCGTCTACGATCTCCTGGGAAAACTCATCCTCTGGTAGCGAGATCCCGTTGATAAGGAAGCGGATTCCCTTTTCCACATACTCCTTTACCCGCGGCGCATCGGGATACATAGCCGCGGTGCGAAGCATGATGGCGCCGTTCCAAATGTTGCTTTCGGGTTTGTTATTGCGCTCACTGTGAAGCAGCCCCGCCACAATTTCGTAATGGTCTAGTAACCAGTCGCTTTCGGAGATGAGTACTTTCCTCAGCAACTCATAATCCTTCGGGGTCAGGTGTTCCTCGATGGCTTCCACTCCGTGCATCATCCGCTCGATTCCCAGTGCACTGACCCAGGTATGGCCCCACTTGGTATCGTCGGTACAGCGATAACTCCCCTCGAGGTGACTTTCCAAAGAAAACCGCAGGGTCCTGAGCGCATATTCCAAAACCCTTTCCCGGGGCACCCCTGCCTGTGTTTCATCAAAGTTTGGGTCTGCAGCCAACACCGCGAAGGTGGCACAGGCCTTTTGGTTGGTCTGCACTCCCCAGTTGTTATAGCCGGTACCGTAACACATCAGGTCGGGTCTGTCGGGAATGGTGTAAAGGTACTTCTCTTGGGATTTTACCCAAGGTTCCAGTAGACGCAAATATGCTTGCCCATTAAGTTGCTGCATTACCATCCTTCCCTTTCGGTGATTTTTCCCAAGCTTCCGACTCAACCAATGGGAGATCGCACAAACGGATAGTGGAAGAATCCCAATTCCATGGTGCCATACCTTAGGCTAAGCTAGTGAGTAATCACCTTGACTTTTGCCCTCTGGTCTTCGAGTCCCGAGGTGGAGGAAGCCGTTCGGCGCTATGAGGAGCTAAATCCCGGTATTAATATTGAAATCCTATACAAACCCAATGAGGAGTATCGGCAGCACATTCAACTGTTGGCGGCTTCAGGGATGTTGCCCGATGTGATTGTAGTGGACCGGAAGTGGCTTCCCCAGTTCGTGGAGTTGGGTATCGTTCGGCCCATTGATGATCTGGTGGCCGCGGATCCCTATCTTGATCTGGAAAGCGATGTTACTGAGATCGTGTCCGGCACCTACCAAGGCAAGTTTTACGGGATTCCCATCTGGGGCGGTGTCTGCCTGATGTGGTACAACGTCCCCATGTTTGCGGAGAACGCTTTGCCACGGTCGGTGGACTTGGTGAAGGCAAACAACTGGACTTGGGACACCTTCCTTGAGGTAGGTAGGAAGCTGACCGCCGATTTCAACGGCGACGGGCAAATGGACCGGTTTGCGATTCCCCAAGTCTCTGCGTCGTGGGCACCCGCCTGGGCACCCTTTGTGTGGCAAGCCGGCGGGGATATGATCGGTGAAGATGGCTACACCATCCTCGTGGATTCACCGGAAACCATCGCAGGATTGCAGTTCTGTGTGGATTTGATGTGGGAGTACCGCATCGCACCCTTACCCTGGGAGAAGGAGAAGGTGAAGTTCTATTCCGGCACTTCTGCCATGGAGTTCGGGTGGGTGGCCACAATCCCCGGACGCACCATGAACTTTGAGATGGACATTGTCATGTATCCGGCGGGACCCGCAGGTTATTACCATTTGGCAGGTGGTTGTCCAGTCGCCATCAGTTCCACCACGGAATATGTGCAGGAAGCCTATGACTTTGCTAAATGGTATGCCATGGAAAGTGGTCTGCTTACCACGGTGGCTTCCATGGAAGTGATACGGAACGAATACCTGGATTACCTTGGGGAATGGGTGGCTAGTCCTGAGCAAGTGGTCCTGGCCATGTCCCATCCGATCAAGATGGAGCCCAATGTGCACCCCAAGGGTAGCAGCCTGAACAGTATTTGGAGTAAGGAACTGAACCGGGCATTCCATCAGGAGATCAGTGTGGAACAGGCGGTGGAGAACATCGTCGCCATGATTCGACCCATTCTGGAAGAAGAGTAAGAATGGGATGATCAGGGACCGCATCCTCAGGATGCGGTCCCTGCCCAAAGGGTTGCGTTTTGTAGCATCTACCGGTGGCTCGGTAGGTTAGACCGAGCCTTTCCGGTTGCAACATCAAGATTCGCTGGAAACCCGAAGCGATGTTCGGGAAGGGTTCTTAACCCTACATAGAAAGGATGGACTCGATGAGCACCAGACGACGATTAGGCACTTGGACTTTCGTACTCGTCCTATGGGTGTTGGTCCTGCACATGGGTTTTGGACAACTAATAGGAGGCATGTTTTCGATGGAAAGCGAGTTAGTACACGCGGCAGAACCGGTGATCATCCTGCGGGAACTGGACGCTGATGGCAATGGCCTTTATGACGACGTGGAGCGGAAGGCCATGCTGGAGGTATTGCAATCCTTCTGCCCGGAACCTGGAAGGCATTGTTTTCGACGTGGACAAAGACGGCAAGGTTACGGTAGAAGAACAGTGTCTGGATCGTCATCCCCTCTCCCAACTGATTTCCCGGGAGAGCGTGACCAATAGCAAGACTAAGATTCCATGGGCGGTCAACCTCTTTTCTGAGTGGATCATGTCCGGTTTTGTCCAGGAAGATGTGGAGGTTGGGGCCGTATCGGAACATCCTTCCCGGGGAGTTCTGAATCTGTCTCCCACCCAGAGCAATGTTACCCTGCAACCCCAAAAGACCAGTGCCAATGGTGGTGTGGAGTTTGCGGCCAATTCCGGTCAGTTCTTGACGATGGCCGGTCAGCGGGATGCGCGGTGGAACTACCGGTGGGGTGTGATCACCTTCCGTATCGATGCCAATACCGGTTCCGCCGAGGAGACGGTTCTGCTGGATATCAACCAAGGGCTTGGACCGAGCAAGTCCTCCCCCAAGGTTTGGTACAACAAAAAGGATGGCCTGTTCATTCAATTCGTGGGACGAGGCGCCACCGGGTTAGACCGGCGGATCATGAACGCGAAGAACGTAATTGCAGACGGCAAGACCTGGAATGTGGTAGTCTTCGGGATGCGGCAGGGACGTATGTTTGCCTCCGTAAACGGTGTAACCCTGACAACAACCGAAGAGCAGCCCAGTCGGTTTTCCAGTGAACTGGCCTATGATGCGAATTCCTTTATCGGAGACAACCGCAACGACGGCAATATGGCTTGGGCCTACGATACCATCCTGTTGGGTCAAACGGAGTTGACCGAGGCTATGGTAAGGAAATTGGAAGGTTGGGCGGCCCATCGGTTGGGCTTCCAGGCCAATCTGCCCGCGGATCATCCCTATCGGGAATTACCCCCGGTTTTGGATGAAGAGGACCTGCCCCGTCGTTACGTCCACGATGACGAGGCTTGGACTGCCTGGGGTCAGAGCCTTACCAAGAGCGTCACCCGGGTGAACACCGGCGGCGACCGGGTGGAACCGGAGGGTTGGGAACGGGTCTTTTTCGATGATTTCCGCGCCTTTAGGATTAGCCCTAGCACAAGCAACGAGGGAGACCTATGGCAAGCCCCCGGTTGGAATACTGCCGTGGGGAATGATGCTCGGCTGCTTCCACCAGGAGCCACGCCTGACGTCTATCCCCATGATCCTGAAAACCAGCTGCAGACCATTTCCATCGCAAAACAGGGCAATACTTGGTACGGCAGTGCCTTCTACAGTGTGAACGACCTGGGCCAGGGCTATGTCTGGTCTGGTCCCAAAATTTTCCGGATCCGTTGCATGTTTCCGAAGATCGCGGAGCATCTACTGCCCGGAGGTTTGTTCCCGGCCTTCTGGTCCTATGGGATTGAGTTCCTGTACTGGCGCACTTCCAACCGAATCGAAGTGGACTGGTTTGAGTTCGTGGGCACCAATGGTTACTATTACAACGGAATGTCGTCCCATCTGCACTATACCCATGTGAAAAACATCTTTGTCCGACAAAACGACAGCTACCAACGGTACAAGGTGTTCGGCGGAAACCTAACCCCCTTGGAAAACAACCTGGGTCTTTACGTCTGGGACGGTCAGTTCCATACCTGGGAGTTCGTGGTGGACGAGGATTGGACCTACGTGAATGTGACCATCCCGGATCGTAGGAGTGGTACCGAGAAATGGGTGGAAGTTTGTCGCTGTCCGACCCCAGCCTTGTATCTAGAGCCGATGTACCTGCTGGTGGACTATGCGTTGCGAGCCAATGATGGTCTGCCAAAATCGGAACGGGAAGACTTCGTGATTGATTGGATTGAGGTGCTGCAGAAGACAGAGCAGATAAACGCTATACCCAAACCCTTTGTGGCAAGGCCGCAGCTGGTGGGTGATGCCGCTGTGGGTGGCACCCTCACGTGTATCCCAAATGTGGAAAATGTGACCGATCTTCGCTACTACTGGTTTGCTGACGGCTATCCACTGACCTATGGCGCGGATCCCACCTATACCTTGACGGAAGTAGAGGTCGGGAAGACCATCCGCTGCATGGTGAAAGCCGTAGGTGCCCTGGATATGCCCGAAGCGTGGACGGAGCCTGTTTTGGTTAAGTAGGGATCGGGCAATAACGGAAGAGGAGGTGGTTAGGGGACAGGCAGAACCGGTAGCAGCAAGTATTCTACCGTGGAGGCTTTAGGGCCGATGGGCCTGGATGAACGAAGGAAATACAGGTTTTGAGGGGGAAACAGACAGCATGAAAACGATGCTGAAGAATGTACCACTGTTCTTGCTGATTCTGCTGTTGACCGTAGGGTGTTTGTCTTTGCCCACCGGGGACGAGGAACCCACACCGTGGGTGCTTCGTTACTCCTTTGATGACCCCAACTGGAGGGATTATATCTGGCGACAGCCCGGGGAAGCCACCGTGACCGACGTTGACGGTGTCCAGGCTGCCCAAAGACAGCAACCGAAAAACGAGAGCTGGGGTTGGGTTGGTGCCATCATCAATAATCCTGTGGAGATCTTTGACGAAAACATGGTTCTGCGTGTGACCTGGCGTGTTGATTGTGAAACCCGGACTACCTGTAACAGGGTGCAGGCCCTCGTGTACTACTCGGGCAGTGTGCCGAGGAAGATTAACCTCGACAGCCAAGGGGGACAGTTTAGCACTAACGAATGGCACGTATCGGAGATTCGCCTCACGAATTACGAGGAATTTCCCGTAGGTGCCATGGTTCACCGGGTCGATATTAGCGAAGAACATAAGAAAACAGACTCCTTCATCTCTCTGGCAGCCATCGAGTTTGCCATTGTGGAACCCGAAGAAGGGGAAGAGTGATTAGCTCAAACAATAAAAAGGAGAGAAGAGAAACTATGCGAACAAAGAATCTTTTCCTGGTCTTACTCCCGCTGATGGTGATGGTTGTGTTGTTTTGTGGTGTCAGTGCAACGGAGGTTATTCGCTTTGATTTTGAAGGCGACAACTGGAAGAACGTAGTCCTCGAGCCGAAGGAAGCCCAGATCACGACCATTGATGGTGTACCTGTTTGCCAGCTGGGCTGGAAAGGCAGCTGGGGTTGGGTGGGTGTCACCTTCCGCAATCCCGTGGATATTATTGATGAAAACATGGTGATGCGCATTAAGTGGAGGATCGACTGTTCCGACCGCAACACCATGAGTGATGTCATTCTGCGGGTGTACTATGGTCGTGATCTGAAGGAGTATTCTAATGTAAGGATCGGTAACCCCGGCGACTACACGTTCAACGAATGGCAAGTCTCCGAGGTCCGGTTGACCGACTATGAGCGGTTCCCGCTCTGGGGTAAGGTGTACCGGGTGGATCTGTATGAGCGGGGCAGCGGCAACTCCACATACACCCCGTCCATTGCCAGTATTGAGTTTCTGATCAAGGAGTAAGGGTATCACCTATCCAGACTGTTCTGCCCCACAAAATCATCGCGGTGGCCTGGGGTAGAGCGTAGAATATCTAGTTGTACACCCAGCGTGACAGAGAAAGAGTCCTTCCTCAGGGAGCGGACTCTTTCTTCTTTCTTTACCCATACCGCCTTTAGACCGGAGAGTCTATTGCCATAGGAAAACAGGTAAAGGGATCTCCTCCTAGACCGTCGAAAACAACCAAGAGGTCCTATGGTACAAGCTCTGCCAAGGTGGGAATAATGGGCGGCTGCTTGTGTGCGCAAGGGGGTGCCAGTATGGAGACAACACCGGTCAGTCTCCTTTGGCCTAGTGAAGAACACCTGGCCCGGGAGAGGAAGACCGCAGGCTTACCGGAGCAATTCATTACCGATCTGGATCTCGACAAGGTGGTCAGGGCCCTGAGTATTGATCTACGCAATCGGGAGTCTTTGCGGCGTATTCTGTACAGTCCCTGTACGGATCCAGAGGTGATCGAATATCGGTTGGCTATCCTCGAGGATTTCTTGAAGTTGCCCCGGCTGGTGTCCAAAATCAAGGAGCTTTCTCCCACCATCCGGCGTTTCACCTCCCTGAAGCAGCCCAGGCACATCAAAGGGGATCATCCCCTCCGACAGTTGGGTTGGCGTTTTGAAGCGCTGGAGCAATATGTCCATTGTACTCAACGGTTGCAACAGGTGCTGGCCCTGTTCCGGGAGGATGTCCGTTCCGAAGGTCTGCGCCGCTTGACCGATTATCTCACTGCCCTGGTAGAGAGTAAGGAGTTCAAGGATTTGGAAGCAGAACTGCCTGCGGTGCGGGTGCGGTTTATGAGCGTTTCCAGTGTGACCATCGGTCTTAATTTGGACAAGCAGCTTCGCCCCGTGGAGGCCACGCTCCTTTCCATTAACTCCGAGCCCTTTGAGCCCAAGTCTTTCTTGGGCAAACTGCGGGGCCTATTTGCCGACGGGAAGCAACCCCATGTTTTTCACAGCCTTTTGAAACGCCCCGATCTGGAAGCGGCGTTGTTCAGGGATCTAGACGGGGTCTTCCGAGATGCCCTCAAACCGGTGAGCAGTGCCCTCGCCCGGTTTACGGGGATCAATTCCCGTTGGTATGCGCAACTGGAATCCGAGTTCGATTTTTACCTCGGTGCAGTCAAGCTGATCAACCAACTCCAGGCCGCGGGACTACCCATGTGTCGCCCCAAAGTGCTGCCCAAAGAAGCCCGGGTTACCGAGGTCAAAGACAGCTATAGCCTTACCTTGGCTCTGGATCGGCTGGCGACTAACCCGGTTCGTAAACTAGATGAAGAGATCGTGACCAACGACATCCGTATGGGTCCCGAAGGACGGATCCTGGTGATCACGGGTCCAAACCAGGGCGGTAAGACCACTTATCTGCGCAGCATCGGCTTGGTTCAGGTGATGATGCAGGCGGGTCTTTTTGTGCCGGGCACCGAGGCAAAGATTAGCCCGGTGGACTGGGTTTATACCCATTTTGCGGAACAGGAAGGCACCGATAACATCGAAGGCCGCCTCAGTGCCGAACTGCGGCGGTTGGCCGAGATCTTCGAGACCGCGACCCCCTACAGCCTCCTTTTGCTCAATGAGTCCTTGGCCAGCACCAGCCCAGGGGAGAGCCTCTACCTGACCTTGGATATTATCCGGGCGGTACGTTTCTTGGGTGCCCGGGCTGCCTTTGCCACTCACCTCCATGAGTTGGCGGAGAGTATCGATGAGATCAACCGACAAGTGCCCGGGGACAGTCTTTTGGTCAGCCTGGTGGCGGGGCTTACCTACGATGAACAAAACCGAGCCCAGCGCACCTACCGGATCGTGCCTGCACCTCCCGTGGGCAAAAGCTACGCCAAGGATATCGCCCGGGCCTATGGGATCAGTTTTGAACAGTTGCGCGTCCGTCTGGAACGGAGGCGTCTGTAGCTCTTCTATTGATTGATATGCTTCCTTAGTCCGATGAAAGGATTCTTTTCCTTACAAGTTTTCCTTCCAGCAATCCTTCCCTGATGAACATAGTTCCCACAGGTTTACCCCGAACCTCCTGTAACGGATCCGGGATATCGGTTTTTCCGGAAGTTGAAGCGGAGAAGTGCCACCATTGGGGGGAAAGCTAAGACCAGGATCCACTGGGAGGGCAGTAGGGGGAAAACCGTGTCGAAGACCATTAACGAAGGTTTGGTAGCCACGCTTATCCGTCGCATCGAAAAACTGGCCATGCTTATGGAAAAGGCCAGTATTGCGGAGTACGTCGAGTTGTACCGCAATCCCCGCCGGATTATCTACCTCAGCTTTATCTCTGGCGTGGTGCGGGGCTTTGGGATCGCGGTGGGGTTTACGGTGGTGGGTGCGGCCTTCTTGCTGTTACTTAGCCGGCTGGCGTCCTTGAACTTGCCGGTGATCGGAGAGTATATTGCGGAACTGACGCGGATCGTCATGGAGAGATTGGCTACGGCGCCATAGTTGAAGGGGGAACGAGGATGCAGCATTTGACACCTGAGGATCTAGGTAAACTAAAACAGCATCTGCAGGCGTATCAACATGAGTTACAAAACCGCATCTCCCGCATGCAGGGAGAACTTAGCCAAAGCATGACCCAGTCGG
This genomic stretch from Bacillota bacterium harbors:
- the ileS gene encoding isoleucine--tRNA ligase — its product is MDYRSTLQLLTTDFPMRANLPVREVEIQKRWAKARLYEKLQEKGQREGRPKFILHDGPPYANGHIHIGTALNKVLKDIVVRSKSLDGYLAPFVPGWDTHGLPVEHAVVKSQKQPETDPIKLRQACKEYALKFLDIQREEFKRLGGWGDWDNPYVTLDPKYEAEQIRVFGDMYAKGNIYKGLKPVYWCMSCQTALAEAEIEYHDAHSHSIYVKFTVTDGKGVLPEDAAVVIWTTTPWTLPANMAVCLHPAYTYVLVETNQGKLLVAKDLAEQFAGELELSTMSVVGEYRGEELEGILCRHPLEERTVPLILGMHVTLEQGTGCVHTAPGHGVEDYEVGLSYDLPVYAPVDAQGNFTQEAGKYAGMNVAKVNPVIVEDLQEAGLLLKSGKITHQYPHCWRCKEPVIFRATEQWFASIDGFREDALKAIDEVQWIPEWGSDRIGNMVRERHDWCISRQRKWGVPIPIFYCQDCGNTILDENTIESISAVFAVEGSDAWFRRSPEELLPEGYVCGKCGGSRFTKETDIMDVWFDSGSSHRCVLAQRPELGVPADLYLEGSDQHRGWFQSSLLTAVATSGKPPYKAVLTHGFIVDAEGNKMSKSLGNVMAPDEVIKKYGADVFRLWVASSDYRHDIRISDTILGQMAEAYRRIRNTARFLLGNLHDFSPAKDGVPMEELSPLDKWALMRVNEVAARVIEAYREYDFHIVYRTLYNFCVVDMGGFYLDVLKDTLYCDAADSFARRSAQTAMYQILLKLTQLAAPLIPHTADEIWQHARQLDPSLEESVHLTTWSVSDVDEEELTKWERFLRVRRVAMKALEEKRAFKEIGSSNEAVVSMYVDEEAYGALLPFLNDLERLLMVSKVTVHRTDTLPETGVSLEECPGVKAKVEVTDAEKCERCWRYLSSVGEDEEFKDLCARCVAVIKS
- a CDS encoding sugar ABC transporter substrate-binding protein; amino-acid sequence: MTFALWSSSPEVEEAVRRYEELNPGINIEILYKPNEEYRQHIQLLAASGMLPDVIVVDRKWLPQFVELGIVRPIDDLVAADPYLDLESDVTEIVSGTYQGKFYGIPIWGGVCLMWYNVPMFAENALPRSVDLVKANNWTWDTFLEVGRKLTADFNGDGQMDRFAIPQVSASWAPAWAPFVWQAGGDMIGEDGYTILVDSPETIAGLQFCVDLMWEYRIAPLPWEKEKVKFYSGTSAMEFGWVATIPGRTMNFEMDIVMYPAGPAGYYHLAGGCPVAISSTTEYVQEAYDFAKWYAMESGLLTTVASMEVIRNEYLDYLGEWVASPEQVVLAMSHPIKMEPNVHPKGSSLNSIWSKELNRAFHQEISVEQAVENIVAMIRPILEEE